One Geoalkalibacter sp. DNA window includes the following coding sequences:
- a CDS encoding DNA-3-methyladenine glycosylase: MHGLSQSFYQRDTIEVARALLGRVLISRTPEGETSGMIVETEAYLGARDRASHAFGDRRTARTASLYVPAGRAYVYLIYGLHHCLNLTTGTAEDAECVLIRALEPLEGLALMAKRRKTSRPELLASGPGRLCQALGIDRSFNGESLSGPRLLVGEGRAVPDTEIVTAARIGIDYAGEARDWPLRFFLADHACVSRLK; the protein is encoded by the coding sequence ATGCACGGCCTGTCGCAAAGCTTCTACCAGCGCGACACCATCGAGGTCGCCCGCGCTCTCCTCGGCCGGGTGCTGATCAGCCGTACCCCCGAGGGAGAGACGTCCGGGATGATCGTCGAAACCGAGGCTTATCTGGGCGCGCGGGATCGCGCATCCCACGCCTTTGGCGACCGGCGCACGGCGCGCACGGCCTCGCTCTACGTGCCCGCTGGGCGGGCTTATGTCTATCTGATCTACGGCCTTCATCATTGCCTCAATCTCACCACCGGCACCGCCGAAGACGCCGAATGTGTGTTGATTCGCGCCCTTGAACCCCTTGAGGGCCTGGCGCTGATGGCGAAGCGGCGCAAAACCTCGCGCCCCGAGCTGCTGGCGTCCGGGCCCGGCCGCCTCTGCCAGGCCCTGGGCATCGATCGGTCCTTCAACGGCGAATCGCTCAGCGGTCCGCGGCTGCTTGTCGGTGAAGGGCGCGCGGTGCCGGACACGGAGATTGTCACAGCGGCGCGCATCGGCATCGATTATGCCGGCGAAGCCCGTGACTGGCCCTTGCGCTTTTTTCTGGCGGATCATGCTTGTGTCTCCCGCCTCAAGTGA